The following proteins come from a genomic window of Aspergillus luchuensis IFO 4308 DNA, chromosome 3, nearly complete sequence:
- a CDS encoding MBL fold metallo-hydrolase (COG:S;~EggNog:ENOG410PIT6;~InterPro:IPR001279,IPR036866;~PFAM:PF13483,PF12706) — MVPTLNITHIGTATAILEINGVNMLTDPFFSPAGTSFPMTDKFSLKVEDDPALRLDQLPVIDAVLLSHEDHVDNLDDLGRRLLDGRRVFTTVDGAKNLSPRPAVHGFEPWEEMEVTIAGKKFQVIGTPTKHVDGNECTGFILTGEDFGHGRDGLPNAIYFSGDTVYVEELKQMAERFHICAAIVNLGNAHAPTDMTDPSSPPYQITMDGKQAAQLFRKIKADYLVPMHYESWHHFTQFGQELRQAFQEEGISDQVCWLKPGEPVKVL, encoded by the coding sequence ATGGTACCCACTCTTAACATCACCCATATTGGCACTGCTACAGCCATACTTGAGATCAATGGGGTCAATATGCTCACCgaccctttcttctctcctgcCGGAACATCTTTCCCTATGACCGACAAGTTTTCTCTCAAAGTGGAGGATGACCCTGCCCTCCGCCTAGATCAGCTTCCTGTCATTGATGCAGTCCTGCTCAGTCATGAAGACCATGTCGACAACCTTGACGACCTCGGTCGCCGCCTGCTTGATGGGCGCCGAGTCTTCACTACTGTTGACGGTGCGAAGAACCTCTCCCCTCGGCCCGCAGTTCACGGTTTCGAGCCCtgggaagaaatggaagttACCATTGCCGGAAAGAAGTTTCAGGTTATTGGCACGCCAACAAAGCACGTCGATGGTAACGAGTGTACCGGCTTTATCTTGACCGGAGAGGACTTTGGTCATGGTCGCGACGGTCTCCCTAACGCAATCTACTTCTCGGGTGATACTGTTTAcgtggaggagctgaagcagaTGGCAGAGCGCTTTCATATTTGTGCTGCGATCGTCAACCTCGGTAATGCTCATGCGCCTACGGACATGACAGACCCCAGCAGCCCCCCTTATCAGATCACCATGGATGGCAAGCAGGCCGCGCAACTCTTCCGCAAAATCAAGGCCGACTACCTTGTACCTATGCATTATGAGTCATGGCATCATTTCACACAGTTTGGACAAGAGCTGCGTCAGGCTTTCCAGGAGGAAGGAATCAGTGACCAGGTATGCTGGCTCAAACCGGGGGAGCCTGTGAAGGTTCTGTGA
- a CDS encoding Zn(II)2Cys6 transcription factor (COG:S;~EggNog:ENOG410PY53;~InterPro:IPR036864,IPR021858,IPR001138;~PFAM:PF00172,PF11951;~go_function: GO:0000981 - DNA-binding transcription factor activity, RNA polymerase II-specific [Evidence IEA];~go_function: GO:0008270 - zinc ion binding [Evidence IEA];~go_process: GO:0006355 - regulation of transcription, DNA-templated [Evidence IEA]), translating into MAPSFISRTRTGCRACRARRVKCDESRPVCRRCARNNRGCEYSFQLTWLDESIAKGVCHGRTGVWSKNGRKRMDVSKEHDLAKMPRHPTPRSSHQQWMFLNTSADDVNWLCVEYHRGYGGNSLGHPRRLLLSPAMNTMPVTALNRSSEDPMLLAFFETVICSSSTLVDNVQSNPYRYLILPMALSSDGIYHAALAISANTLRLSQVQYRVPALEHHHRALLYLQSLLDQNSWSDREMDVILGLVLMLCWFEISDHSRSSWVTHLNGFQNVISARKQRYWKKSSQHSQELLGFFDRYFVFHLVLARTAFRWDCPRTHPSLIALPPSPSSDIIDPYMGFSHALLLLINKVADLAWQERELDIQSAYRLKHSLEVLRQTPPRADIDLHSGQECMVIAETNRLGALLLLHEICSSSTSMSSCQSFTSEEKLRYVRQILNVIQTHKSNMTRTAVLPLWPLFLAGCCASDDRDRVVVLQIFQEWEAIRRFGNITPAREVVEMVWRRRDLNLNEIANDAMSGETARFEWEHAMTMLGGWKLALT; encoded by the exons atggcgccctccttcatctctcGCACCCGGACAGGCTGCAGGGCTTGTAGAGCCCGAAGGGTAAAGTGTGATG AGAGCCGTCCCGTCTGCCGTCGCTGCGCGCGAAACAACCGGGGCTGCGAATACAGCTTTCAGTTGACTTGGCTTGACGAATCGATCGCTAAGGGCGTCTGTCATGGAAGGACCGGAGTATGGTCGAAGAACGGCCGCAAGAGAATGGATGTCTCAAAGGAGCACGACCTGGCTAAGATGCCGCGACATCCTACGCCTAGAAGTTCGCACCAGCAGTGGATGTTTTTAAACACGTCCGCTGACGACGTGAATTGGCTCTGTGTGGAGTACCATAGGGGTTATGGCGGGAACTCGCTCGGTCATCCACGGCGGCTGCTACTATCACCCGCAATGAATACAATGCCAGTCACGGCCCTGAATCGATCCAGCGAGGATCCCATGCTGCTGGCATTCTTTGAGACAGTCATTTGCAGCAGCTCAACCCTGGTCGACAATGTACAATCCAATCCATATCGATACTTGATCTTGCCCATGGCTCTTAGTTCTGATGGCATCTATCATGCGGCATTGGCCATTTCCGCAAATACCTTGCGTCTTTCCCAAGTGCAGTATCGCGTCCCTGCTCTGGAACACCATCACCGTGCGCTACTCTACCTCCAGTCTCTTCTAGATCAGAATAGTTGGTCAGATCGGGAGATGGATGTGATATTGGGGCTTGTTCTGATGCTCTGTTGGTTTGAG ATTTCAGATCATAGTCGTTCATCGTGGGTGACTCACCTTAATGGGTTCCAGAATGTCATTTCTGCACGAAAGCAGCGATATTGGAAAAAATCGTCGCAGCACAGTCAGGAGCTTCTTGGTTTCTTCGACCGTTACTTTGTTTTTCACCTCGTTCTTGCCCGAACGGCCTTTCGATGGGATTGTCCACGAACGCATCCAAGTCTTATTGCCTTGCCTCCAAGTCCATCATCAGATATTATTGACCCTTATATGGGATTCAGTCACGCGCTACTTCTCCTAATAAACAAAGTAGCTGACTTAGCATGGCAAGAGCGTGAGCTGGACATTCAGAGCGCATATAGACTGAAGCACTCGTTGGAGGTGCTCCGTCAGACGCCACCTCGTGCGGATATCGACTTGCACTCAGGACAAGAATGTATGGTTATTGCTGAAACAAACCGTTTGGGTGCATTACTGCTCCTGCATGAGAtatgctcttcttctacgtCAATGTCTTCGTGTCAATCGTTCACCTCTGAGGAAAAACTCCGCTATGTTCGCCAGATCCTCAATGTTATACAAACGCACAAGTCCAACATGACGCGCACTGCCGTGCTTCCTCTATggcctctcttcctcgcagGTTGCTGTGCCTCGGACGACAGGGATAGAGTCGTTGTTCTGCAGATCTTCCAGGAGTGGGAGGCCATTCGTCGTTTTGGT AACATCACCCCGGCAAGAGAAGTAGTAGAGATGGTTTGGCGACGCCGTGACCTTAACCTAAATGAGATTGCAAATGACGCCATGTCAGGGGAGACAGCGCGCTTTGAATGGGAACATGCGATGACGATGCTTGGGGGGTGGAAACTAGCGCTAACATGA